In Musa acuminata AAA Group cultivar baxijiao chromosome BXJ3-9, Cavendish_Baxijiao_AAA, whole genome shotgun sequence, a single genomic region encodes these proteins:
- the LOC103974196 gene encoding alpha-humulene synthase: protein MSSRCLVASGVEEVARKTSGYHPSVWGDYFITHVSPSSEAQNNHAWMKERSRELREQIKSMLQDYSDLLQTMQLIDAIQLLGVAYHFEKEISDALSKVYDADFNTHGLYEASLRFRLLRQHGYNISPDVFNKFKDEEGSFMSDLKGDVEGLLSLYNAAYLGTHGETILDEAISFTRSILTSMLSDLEPPLLSKVSLSLETPLFRRTKRLLTRNYISIYQEDATRNDVLLELAKLDFNLVQSLHREELKSLSIWWKDLALAESLSFVRDRLVECYYWMHSVFSEPHYSRARVMTVKLTALASIMDDIYDNYSTLEESRLLTDAIQRWEAQAVDQLPDYMKDYYLKLINNLEEMKDELAPEEKYRMLYLKEEIKTLARFYFEESKWGVEGYVATVEEHLHVSMMTTTYSMLACASFAAMGEVATKEAFEWVTSYPTILKASSIICRVLDDINSHELEQERGHTASTVECCMKQYGTDANEACKKLQMLVQDAWKDMNKECLNPTAVPMPLLERLVNLSRTMEDSHKYIDSYTHSNTTMKDRITLLLVQPVPV, encoded by the exons ATGAGCTCTCGGTGCCTCGTCGCAAGCGGTGTTGAGGAGGTCGCTCGAAAGACCTCGGGCTACCATCCCAGCGTTTGGGGTGACTACTTCATTACGCATGTCTCACCCTCTTCCGAAGCTCAG AACAATCATGCATGGATGAAGGAAAGATCAAGAGAACTAAGGGAGCAAATAAAGAGCATGCTGCAGGACTACAGTGATTTACTGCAGACCATGCAATTGATCGATGCCATCCAACTTCTTGGAGTGGCCTATCATTTTGAGAAGGAGATAAGCGATGCATTAAGCAAAGTCTATGATGCAGATTTTAACACACATGGCCTCTACGAGGCCTCTCTTCGATTTCGATTACTTAGACAACATGGATATAACATATCTCCAG ATGTCTTTAACAAGTTTAAAGATGAGGAAGGAAGTTTCATGTCTGACTTGAAGGGTGATGTGGAGGGACTATTAAGCTTATACAACGCAGCGTACCTTGGAACACATGGAGAGACAATACTTGACGAAGCCATTTCTTTTACAAGAAGCATACTTACCTCCATGTTAAGCGATCTCGAACCACCATTACTGTCGAAAGTGTCTCTTTCCCTTGAGACACCTCTATTTCGAAGAACCAAAAGGCTCTTGACAAGAAACTACATCTCCATCTACCAAGAGGATGCAACACGAAATGATGTGTTATTAGAGCTTGCcaagctagatttcaatctagtcCAATCGCTTCACCGTGAGGAGCTTAAAAGCCTCTCCAT ATGGTGGAAGGATTTGGCCCTCGCCGAGAGTCTAAGTTTTGTCCGAGACCGATTGGTGGAATGCTATTATTGGATGCATTCAGTGTTCAGTGAACCACACTATTCTCGTGCACGAGTGATGACTGTCAAATTGACAGCCCTGGCTTCTATCATGGATGATATTTATGATAACTATAGCACACTAGAGGAGAGCCGACTCCTTACCGATGCTATCCAAAG GTGGGAAGCCCAGGCTGTTGATCAGCTACCAGACTACATGAAAGACTATTATCTCAAGCTGATCAATAACTTGGAAGAAATGAAAGATGAGCTAGCACCAGAGGAGAAGTATCGAATGCTATATCTAAAGGAAGAA ATTAAAACCTTGGCCAGATTTTATTTTGAGGAATCCAAATGGGGTGTGGAAGGATATGTGGCAACAGTAGAAGAACATTTACATGTAtcaatgatgacaactacttattCCATGCTTGCTTGTGCCTCTTTTGCGGCCATGGGAGAAGTGGCAACGAAAGAGGCATTTGAATGGGTTACAAGTTATCCTACGATCCTCAAAGCTTCCTCAATAATTTGTCGCGTCTTGGATGATATAAATTCACATGAG CTGGAACAAGAAAGAGGACACACTGCTTCCACAGTAGAATGCTGCATGAAACAATACGGCACTGATGCAAATGAGGCATGCAAGAAGCTGCAGATGTTGGTTCAAGATGCATGGAAGGATATGAACAAAGAATGTCTGAATCCAACTGCAGTCCCCATGCCATTACTCGAAAGATTAGTTAACTTGTCACGAACCATGGAAGACTCACACAAGTATATCGACTCATACACCCACTCCAACACTACCATGAAAGATCGTATCACTCTGTTGCTTGTCCAACCCGTTCCTGTTTGA